The DNA window TTGGATTGTAGGAGGGGAGGGAGATGGTTATCTTGGTATTGGAAGAATCAAGCTTTTAGAGAATATACAGCGTTATGGCTCCATTAATCGAGCGGCTAAGGAGATGAATATGTCTTATAAAAAAGCTTGGAAGCTGGTCGAGGACATGAATCAATTAGCTTGCCAGCCTTTAGTGTTGAGTGAAAAAGGTGGGCGCCAAGGTGGTGGAACTCAAGTTACCGAGTTGGGTGAAGCCTATATTAGGTATTTTCGTGATCTAGAGGATCGCTTGTCTAAATTTCTTGTTGAAGAGTCGGTGAAATTGAAGGATTTATTGGTTCATTGATGTTCTATTTTGGTGCGTTATGGGTTTTAATATTGTTTTATCCATCTGTTGTTTTAGTTAATTACTTGAAATTGTTGTAATAAATAATTTTTGGCATTATCTGGGCTTTATTGTTTGCGAATTTAACATTCTTTTCAATCCATAAAAGGAAAACGCAAATGAAAAAAGCATTTAAACTAAAAACTTTGGCTCTTTCTATGGCTATGGCTGGTTCATCAATGGCGGTTTTAGCACCTACTGCTGTTCAGGCAGAGTTAACAGGCAATATTGGTATGATGTCTCAATACTACTTTCGCGGTATTGAACAATCTGAGGGTGTTTCTCCTGAGTTTGGCGTTGATTATGAGCATGATTCAGGTTTGTTTTTAGGTTTGTGGTCGGCCAAGGTAGCTGATCAGGACATCGAATATGATATCTATGGCGGTTATGAGGTAGATTTGGACGGCTTCGTACTTGGTGCAGGCTTTACCTTGTACCGTTATTTGGAAGGAAATTTTGATTCGCCTTATGACGAATTGAATTTTTGGGCAGGTTATGGTCCATTTACCTTGATGGTTGATACCGGTATTAATCGCAAAGATTCTTCGCTTGGGATCGATAAGGACATTAGCTATAACGTTGTAAGCCTTGAAGCGGAATATGCTGGTTTTTACGGTGTTGTAGGTAAGGGTATGGATTTTGCAGGCAAGGATGTGGATCATACTTGGGTTCAGTTAGGTTATAGTACTGAAATTTATACCGATACGAGTATTGATTTCTCAATTTTACGCTCTAGCAAAGAGGTGACGGGCAGTGGAGAAGCTGAGACAACGCTTCTACTTGGTATCAATAAATCATTTAGTTTTATGTAAGTGATTTTTGAATCCGGTTTTACCGATTCATTTTGGCAAGAATAATCTGTCTTCTTGTTAGCTTCCCTAGTTAGTATCCTCGTGGGCTCGGCATCCGTCGAGTCTTTTTCAGGCTCTTTTAGAGCCTGCTTTTTTATTTCAAGCCTAGTGGTTATTTTTCGGTTTATTGCATACTTGTTTTGTGGTGGGTGATTTTTTACTGAGAGGTATTGGTTTTTTAGTTGTGTGGAGCAAGCTTGAACGGCTTGCTCTATTTTGGGGGATTTTTATTCTTCTACTGCTGCGCTATTCATGCTTTTCACACCACCTGACTTTTGGTGATGGTCACTAATTTTTTCTTTGTGCTTGATGATTTGGCGATCTAGTTTGTCAATTAATCCATCAATAGAGGCATACATGTCGGAAGTTTCGTTTTGTGCGAATAGATCTTGACCTGATACATGAACGGTGGCTTCGGCTTTCTGGCCTTGTTTTTCAACGGTTAAAATAACATGAACGTTGGTAACGTGATCAAAATGGCGCTCTAGTTTAGAAAATTTTTCATTAACATAATCCCGCAATGCATCTGTTAAATCCATGTGGTGGCCAGTGATGTTAATTTGCATTCCTAACTCCTTGTTTTTTATTTATGGAATGGTGTTATTTGGGGGTGAATTGTTCAGCCCCGGGTACTTAGGTTTTAAGACTTGGTATCAGTATAGCATATTCATTGTCGACTTCATGGTGTTTGCCAGCGGAGTGTTGCTTTTTAAGCGCGGAAATTTTCACCGAGATAAACGCGTCGAACATCTGGGTGGTTGAGGACGGTTTCGGGTTTTCCCTGAGCGAGAATAGTGCCTGCATGAAGAATATAGGCTTGATCGCAGACGCCCAGTGTTTCTCGTACATTGTGATCGGTGATAAGTACGCCTATTTGCTTGGCTTTAAGATGTTCGATAATTTGTTGGATTTCTTTTACTGAGATGGGATCCACGCCTGCAAAGGGTTCGTCCAGTAGGATGAATTTGGGTTCCATAGCAAGTGCTCGGGCAATTTCAACGCGACGACGTTCGCCGCCTGATAAGGCTTGACCTAGTTGGTTGACAATATGGTGAATTTGTAAGTCTGATAGAAGCTCATCCAGCTTTTTGAGTCTTTGGTGTTGTGTAAGTTCAGGACGCATTTCAAGGATCGCAAGAATGTTATCTCGCACTGTAAGTTTGCGAAAAACGGATGCTTCTTGAGGAAGGTAGCCTATGCCTAACCTGGCCCTTTGGTCAATGGTGAGTTCGCTAATGTCTTGGTCGTCAAGCATGATTTTACCCGCATCGTGTTTTACCAGGCCGGTCATCATATAGAATGTAGTGGTTTTACCAGCCCCATTAGGTCCTAAGAGCCCAACAACTTGTCCGCTGTAAACATCTAAATCAACTGAGGTTACAACCTTATATTTTTTGTAGCTTTTTGCTAGGTTGCGTGCGTAAAAATGAGCCATTAATCAGCCTGCTTCTGGGGTTCAAAAGTCATAATGACACGGCCAGTGTATGCTTCGTTGCTGCCTGCCTGTAAAGTAAGTTCATTCATGTCATAGATTAGGCTGGGGCCTTGAATTGTGTGGCTATCTTGCTGTGTTAGGTAGGCATTACCAATAAGGTGAATTTCGCGTTCTTGTGCAAAGTAGATAATCGTATTAGCCTGGCCATGTATTTGAAGTTGTTGTTCAGCGTCAAAATGATGAAATTTTGCCGGGGCTCCGGTCGCAGTTAAGTTTAGTAGGGTTCGATTGGGGTGGGAAATCTTAACTTGCTCACCTAGGATTTTTGTTTCCCCTTGGGAAACAATGACGTTACCTGAGTAGTGAGTGATACCTTTAGTATCTTGGATATCAAGTTTATCTGCTTCAATTTGGATGGGCATTGTTTGTGACCAGGCCTGGTTATGAACCCCGAAGCTTATACAGATAACTAGAATGATTTTAAGTTTAGTAAGCCGGATTAATGTCATATTGCGTTTTTACCTGTGAATGAATTTGGGTTTGCTGTGAAAGCAGGTCAATTTCGAGTCCAATGCCTTGAGTTCGTTGCTGGCTGGATTGAATTATAACTTGATATGGGCTGGTTAGGCGTTCGGTGTTTGGGTGGTAATAAAGTTCTTCTGTTTCTAGGCGGCTTGTGTATTCGTCTCGGTTTTGTTCTGTGTAGTGACTAACTAATACATCATGCTTAAATTGATAGAGCGACTGTTGCTGAATTTGCGCTTCTTGGCTGCTAATTATATAGGTGTCTTTGGGGCTGGTGCGAATAACCTGAGGCTGCGCTATAAAAACGTTACCCGCATGTTGGTATAGACTTTTGGCTTCGAAGTATAGCAGGGTTTGATTTGAGTTGAGGCTCCAGGATTTTATTTGCTCGCCATGCCAGTCATTTTGACTGAGTTGGGCGGCCAGGTTTGTATCCTGTTCGACCTGTTGGTATTGAGTAAAAATCAACGCTATTAGGCCAAGTGTGGTAGTTATCAGGACACCGGATTTGAATTTCATTGGCTTTATCTTAGGTAGAAGTCCATATGGGCTTGCCAGTGGCCTTGAGTTTTCATGATGAGCTCACAGAACTCTCGAACGGCACCTTGTCCGCCTTTAAATTTACTGACAAGATCAACCCTAGAAATAACTTCGGGGTCTGCATCGCTAGGACAGCCCGAGAGGCCAACTCTGCGTAAAATAGGCAGGTCAAGAATATCATCACCCATGTAGGCTACCTCATCCAGCCCTATGCCTAGTTGTGCAATCAGTTGTTCAAAAGTAGGGAGTTTATCCGGTACCCCTTGGTATAGGTGTTTTACTTTCAAGTCTTGCATGCGTTTTTTTACTAGTTCCGAGGTGCGGCCGGTTATGATACCAATCTCGATTCCGCTTTTTTGAATCAATACCATGGCATGACCATCTCGCGTGTAGAAGGCTTTGTACTCTTGACCATCGTCACCATAAATAAGACGATTGTCAGTAAGAACGCCATCGACATCAAGGAGGAGTAGCTTAATTTTTTGGGCTTTGGTTCGTAGTTTATCCATGGTGCTCACCTTCGGTCGATTGTTTTAGGAAACAGTGTTGAAGTATAACAAAGTTAAGTACCCAAAAAACAGGGTGAGTAAGAAAACACCTTCTGCACGATAGATGGTCGCGTTGCCTTTTCTTGGCAAGGCAACCAAAAGCATCGCCACAGTAAATCCAAGAAGGATTGGCAGGTCGCGTTTTAGTAGATCATTGTCTATTAGAGAAGGTGCAAGGATGGCAGGAACGGCTAATACAGCCAATAAATTAAATAAGTTAGAGCCAAGTATGTTGCCAATCATCATATCTACTTCACCTTTAAGTGCTGCACTAATAGATGCGGCGAGTTCAGGTAAGCTGGTGCCAATCGCGATAATTGTTAGGCCGATTATTAGATCGGGAACTTCAAAGAATTCAGCGATTTCAACCGCTCCCCACACCATCATGCGTGCACTAATAACAAGTAAAACCAGTCCACCTATTAGGTACACAAAGCTTCGAGTCTTGCTTAGTTTGGGAAGTTCTTCGAGCTCTTGGTTTATTTCAGTAGCTAAAGGATCATTGGGGGCAATATTTTTATTACGGCGAATAATCCAAGTCAAGGTCATAGCAAGAATGGCGAGTAGAATTATGCCATCTAAGACACCAAGTTTATAGTCCATCATCAATACTACAGTGAGCGCTGTGATAATCAGCAGGATGGGCATTTCTCGTCTAAGGAAATTGGATTTAACGGCAATCGAGGTGATCAAAGCGGTTACACCAAGTACTAGGCCGATGTTTGTTATGTTGGAGCCGACTGCGTTGCCGACGGCTAAGCCTGGATTTCCTTCGAGAGAGGCTATAATCGCGACCACGATTTCGGGGCTGGATGTACCAAAGCCAATAATAATGGCGCCAATGATAATGGGTGAGACGTTGTAACGAACAGCGGTGCTGGCCGCACCATCAATAAAAAAGTCAGAACTCCAAACTAGCAAGGCTAATCCAACGATAAGCATAATCGTGGGCAGAATTAATACGGTCGACATAATTGCGGGCTCGCTATAGACTATAGAAAATTTAAAAAAACGTATTATACTAAAATTAGTTCTGGTGATAAAAAATATTTATGAGGAGTAATAATGTTTGCTAATTTATCAGTGGGTGTAGATAACTGGCAACGGCCAGAATTAATTGAAAACTATTACCCGGAAGGTCTGCCTGAAGATTGGCGCTTTGACTTTTATTTTAATGATTTTCGAACTGTTTTGGTTGCTCAGGGTGAATGGATGCGTTGGTCTGATGCTGAAATTGAAGAGTTACAGACTTGTCGACGTGATGATTCGAGTATTTTTCTTAAAATCGAAGCTTGGGATTTAAATTGTGTTGCAGTGATTACTAGGTTGAAGTTAGCGCTGCAATTCACGCTTGCTGGATTTCTGGTGTTTGATGATAAGATGGATCAAGAGGCTATTAATCAGTTACCAGGCCTGGTCACGCGAGTTAGTCGGCAATTTAGTCTTCCTGGTTGGCAGTGGTGTTGCCAAAAATGGATTGTTAGTGGTGCGCCTTGCGGTTGGCTTGAAAGTTTGCCGCAGGATATGAAGCTACAACGGGCTTGTTTGCAAGATTTTGTTATGAGCTTGCCGGATAAAAATACCGGTCGTGGCTTTTTTGTTGGCGGTGAATCTATTAAGATGGTACAAATTCAGAACCTAAAAACCCTGTCAGAGTTGATGGGGTATTAGCTAGGTTTATTAACTTTATTGTGAAGGTTGTTATTTTGCCCGATTTAATCCAAATAGAAAAACTGTCTTTTAGCCGCGGTGGACGTAAGATATTTGATGATTTAAGCCTTAGCATTCCAAAAGGTAAGGTAACTGCGATTATGGGGCCGAGTGGGACGGGTAAAACCACCCTGTTAAAATTGATTGCGGGTCAACTTAAGCCCGAATCTGGTCGCATTCTTGTCGATGGACGGGATGTGAACAAGCTAAAGCGTACTGAACTTTATCGGTTGCGACAGCGAATGGGCATGTTGTTTCAATCTGGGGCCTTACTTACCGATTTAACAGTTTTTGATAATGTGGCCTTTCCGTTAAGAGAGCATTTTAAACTATCGGATTCACTGATTGAGAAGATGGTTTTAATGAAGTTGGAGTCGGTTGGATTAAGGGGTGCAGTCAATTTGAAACCAGCTGAACTTTCCGGAGGAATGGCGAGGCGCGTGGCGTTAGCTCGTGCATTGATTCTGGATCCTGAGATGCTTTTTTATGATGAGCCGTTTGTGGGTCAAGACCCTATTACGATGGGTGTTTTGGTAGCTTTGATTAAAAAAATGAACCAAAGTTTAGCCTTAACAAGTGTTGTAGTTTCTCATGATGTAGAGGAAGTGCTTTCGATTGCAGACTATGCTTGTGTCTTGTCTGAAGGCCGAATTATTGAGCAGGGGACCCCCGCTGATTTAAAGCAATCAAGCTCCCCCTATGTTCAACAGTTTTTGCTTGGGTTGGCCGACGGGCCGGTACCTTTGCATTATCCAGTTGAAAGCTGGGCTCAGAAATTGAATAAATCTAGCGGGGCTGAATCATGATATGGCTAGCTAAACTTGGGGCCGCTACTTTGGGGCGTTTGCAGAGCCTAGGTCAGCTAGGTTTATTTGTGGTGTCGGTGTTTCCGGCGCTCGGCTATGCCCTTGTGCATTTTCGACTCTTGATCAAGCAGATCTATTTTGTAGGTGTTTTGTCACTGCCTATTATTTTAACAGCGGGTTTGTTTGTTGGAATGGTGCTGGGTCTTCAAGGGCACTATATTCTTTCAACCTTTAATTCAGAAGAAATTGTTGGCAGTATGACTGCCTTGTCATTAATTCGAGAACTGGGTCCCGTGGTCGCTGCTTTACTTTTTGCAGGGCGTGCAGGCTCTGCTTTGACTGCTGAGGTTGGTTTAATGAAATCTACCGAGCAGTTGTCAGCGCTGGAAATGATGGCGATTGATCCAATGAAGTATGTGGTTGCACCAAGAATTCTTGCTTGCATGATTGCTCTGCCTATGTTGGCTTTGATCTTTATTGCGGTCGGTATTTTTGGTGGTTATCTTGTTACGGTCGGTTGGTTAGGGGTTGATGAGGGTGCGTTTTGGGCGCAGATGCAATTGCACGTTGATTGGCGAGATGATGTGATTAACGGCCTGATAAAAGCCGTGGTGTTTGGGGTTTTAATCGCCGTGATTTCTTTGTTTCAAGGGTATGAGGCGATGCCAACCTCTGAGGGCGTGAGTAACGCGACAACTCGTACGGTTGTTCAGTCTTCGCTGTGGGTACTGGGTTTGGATTTTGTATTAACCTCTATGATGTTTACATAAGGATAAAAGATGAATCGTCAAGTGAAGTTTGAAGTTTGGGTCGGTGTTTTGGTGTTGGTCACCCTTTTGTCAACAGCCTTTATTGCGTTAAAAGTCAGTAACTTTAGTGCTGTTCAAGATCGTGCCAGTTATCAAGTCGATGCCTTGTTCTCCAATATTGGTGGTTTAACAGTGCGTGCGCCTGTTAAGATTAGTGGTGTTGTTGTTGGACGTGTTTCAGCGATTGGCATTGACCCAGTTACTTACCGTGCTCGGGTGGTAATGGATATCTATAAAGAATTTGATGATTTGCCTACTGACACTTCGGCGATGATCTTAACTTCAGGCTTGCTGGGCAGTCAGTATATCGGCTTGGAGGTGGGTGCTGACGATGAATTATTAGAGGAAGGTTCGCGTATTTACTTTACTCAGTCGGCATTGGTGTTGGAGAATTTAATCGGTCGTTTATTAGTAAGTTTAACGGAAGGAGGCAGTAAATGAAAAAGCAGCTAACGTTGGGTTTTGTCCCCCTGTTGTTGATGTTGTTAACTCTAGGTCAGGTGTCGGCTCAGGTCAATCAACAAGATCCTCAGCAAATGATTATAGATTTGTCGCGCGTTATTTTGCCTGAGTTAAAGGAGCGAGCTGTTGAGTTGGCCAACCAACCTGCTGAACTGCAAAAGTTTACTGAAACCTATGCACTGCCCTATATTGATACGCCTAGAATGGCGCGTTTTATTGTTGGGAGGCCCTGGCGTTCAGCGACCGAGGGTCAGCAGCAGGCATTTATTGATGAGTTTACCAAAAGTATGCTGCGTTCTTATTCGACCAGTTTACTTAAATTTGACATTGATAAAATAGATGTTGCCGCGCCCATTCCTGATGGAAGCGATCGTGTGTTAATTCCCACCCGTATTCTGCAAGGTTCTGGGCGATCTGCCGAAGTGGTTTATCGCGTTTTTAAAGACAAGGATTCTGGTAACTGGATGATCTATGATGTGATTGTTGAAGGTATTAGCGTATTAGTCAGCTTTAGAGAGGCCTACAGCTCTGATATCGAGCGTCATGGTTTAGAGC is part of the Thiomicrospira microaerophila genome and encodes:
- the mlaE gene encoding lipid asymmetry maintenance ABC transporter permease subunit MlaE, which codes for MIWLAKLGAATLGRLQSLGQLGLFVVSVFPALGYALVHFRLLIKQIYFVGVLSLPIILTAGLFVGMVLGLQGHYILSTFNSEEIVGSMTALSLIRELGPVVAALLFAGRAGSALTAEVGLMKSTEQLSALEMMAIDPMKYVVAPRILACMIALPMLALIFIAVGIFGGYLVTVGWLGVDEGAFWAQMQLHVDWRDDVINGLIKAVVFGVLIAVISLFQGYEAMPTSEGVSNATTRTVVQSSLWVLGLDFVLTSMMFT
- a CDS encoding KdsC family phosphatase, which translates into the protein MDKLRTKAQKIKLLLLDVDGVLTDNRLIYGDDGQEYKAFYTRDGHAMVLIQKSGIEIGIITGRTSELVKKRMQDLKVKHLYQGVPDKLPTFEQLIAQLGIGLDEVAYMGDDILDLPILRRVGLSGCPSDADPEVISRVDLVSKFKGGQGAVREFCELIMKTQGHWQAHMDFYLR
- a CDS encoding calcium/sodium antiporter produces the protein MSTVLILPTIMLIVGLALLVWSSDFFIDGAASTAVRYNVSPIIIGAIIIGFGTSSPEIVVAIIASLEGNPGLAVGNAVGSNITNIGLVLGVTALITSIAVKSNFLRREMPILLIITALTVVLMMDYKLGVLDGIILLAILAMTLTWIIRRNKNIAPNDPLATEINQELEELPKLSKTRSFVYLIGGLVLLVISARMMVWGAVEIAEFFEVPDLIIGLTIIAIGTSLPELAASISAALKGEVDMMIGNILGSNLFNLLAVLAVPAILAPSLIDNDLLKRDLPILLGFTVAMLLVALPRKGNATIYRAEGVFLLTLFFGYLTLLYFNTVS
- the hpf gene encoding ribosome hibernation-promoting factor, HPF/YfiA family; protein product: MQINITGHHMDLTDALRDYVNEKFSKLERHFDHVTNVHVILTVEKQGQKAEATVHVSGQDLFAQNETSDMYASIDGLIDKLDRQIIKHKEKISDHHQKSGGVKSMNSAAVEE
- the lptC gene encoding LPS export ABC transporter periplasmic protein LptC, translated to MKFKSGVLITTTLGLIALIFTQYQQVEQDTNLAAQLSQNDWHGEQIKSWSLNSNQTLLYFEAKSLYQHAGNVFIAQPQVIRTSPKDTYIISSQEAQIQQQSLYQFKHDVLVSHYTEQNRDEYTSRLETEELYYHPNTERLTSPYQVIIQSSQQRTQGIGLEIDLLSQQTQIHSQVKTQYDINPAY
- the lptA gene encoding lipopolysaccharide transport periplasmic protein LptA, which gives rise to MPIQIEADKLDIQDTKGITHYSGNVIVSQGETKILGEQVKISHPNRTLLNLTATGAPAKFHHFDAEQQLQIHGQANTIIYFAQEREIHLIGNAYLTQQDSHTIQGPSLIYDMNELTLQAGSNEAYTGRVIMTFEPQKQAD
- the mlaD gene encoding outer membrane lipid asymmetry maintenance protein MlaD; the protein is MNRQVKFEVWVGVLVLVTLLSTAFIALKVSNFSAVQDRASYQVDALFSNIGGLTVRAPVKISGVVVGRVSAIGIDPVTYRARVVMDIYKEFDDLPTDTSAMILTSGLLGSQYIGLEVGADDELLEEGSRIYFTQSALVLENLIGRLLVSLTEGGSK
- a CDS encoding winged helix-turn-helix domain-containing protein is translated as MAGVEKKLPGDPYSKLIRARFWIVGGEGDGYLGIGRIKLLENIQRYGSINRAAKEMNMSYKKAWKLVEDMNQLACQPLVLSEKGGRQGGGTQVTELGEAYIRYFRDLEDRLSKFLVEESVKLKDLLVH
- a CDS encoding MlaC/ttg2D family ABC transporter substrate-binding protein produces the protein MKKQLTLGFVPLLLMLLTLGQVSAQVNQQDPQQMIIDLSRVILPELKERAVELANQPAELQKFTETYALPYIDTPRMARFIVGRPWRSATEGQQQAFIDEFTKSMLRSYSTSLLKFDIDKIDVAAPIPDGSDRVLIPTRILQGSGRSAEVVYRVFKDKDSGNWMIYDVIVEGISVLVSFREAYSSDIERHGLEQVIASLKERNKDFN
- a CDS encoding TorF family putative porin; amino-acid sequence: MKKAFKLKTLALSMAMAGSSMAVLAPTAVQAELTGNIGMMSQYYFRGIEQSEGVSPEFGVDYEHDSGLFLGLWSAKVADQDIEYDIYGGYEVDLDGFVLGAGFTLYRYLEGNFDSPYDELNFWAGYGPFTLMVDTGINRKDSSLGIDKDISYNVVSLEAEYAGFYGVVGKGMDFAGKDVDHTWVQLGYSTEIYTDTSIDFSILRSSKEVTGSGEAETTLLLGINKSFSFM
- a CDS encoding ABC transporter ATP-binding protein, whose protein sequence is MPDLIQIEKLSFSRGGRKIFDDLSLSIPKGKVTAIMGPSGTGKTTLLKLIAGQLKPESGRILVDGRDVNKLKRTELYRLRQRMGMLFQSGALLTDLTVFDNVAFPLREHFKLSDSLIEKMVLMKLESVGLRGAVNLKPAELSGGMARRVALARALILDPEMLFYDEPFVGQDPITMGVLVALIKKMNQSLALTSVVVSHDVEEVLSIADYACVLSEGRIIEQGTPADLKQSSSPYVQQFLLGLADGPVPLHYPVESWAQKLNKSSGAES
- the lptB gene encoding LPS export ABC transporter ATP-binding protein produces the protein MAHFYARNLAKSYKKYKVVTSVDLDVYSGQVVGLLGPNGAGKTTTFYMMTGLVKHDAGKIMLDDQDISELTIDQRARLGIGYLPQEASVFRKLTVRDNILAILEMRPELTQHQRLKKLDELLSDLQIHHIVNQLGQALSGGERRRVEIARALAMEPKFILLDEPFAGVDPISVKEIQQIIEHLKAKQIGVLITDHNVRETLGVCDQAYILHAGTILAQGKPETVLNHPDVRRVYLGENFRA